In a genomic window of Comamonadaceae bacterium OTU4NAUVB1:
- the uppS gene encoding polyprenyl diphosphate synthase — MSTSPAVPHHIAVVMDGNGRWATRRFLPRVAGHKQGVESLRRCVKACADRGVKVLTVFAFSSENWNRPVDEVSGLMDLMVGALAREVPRLSADGVQLHFIGEKGGLSEKLTAGLRQAENATAHNQRLVLNVCFNYGGRWDIARAAATLVERGEPLTEHNLDRAMALAHVSDPDLFIRTGGEQRLSNFLLWQSAYAELFFSDRLWPEFDEAALDEAIAAFQRRERRFGKIPAQAKPSTSRDRRTA, encoded by the coding sequence ATGAGCACGTCGCCGGCGGTTCCTCATCACATCGCCGTCGTCATGGACGGCAATGGCCGCTGGGCGACGCGGCGTTTCCTGCCGCGCGTGGCCGGTCACAAGCAGGGCGTGGAGTCGCTGCGCCGATGCGTCAAGGCCTGTGCCGATCGCGGCGTCAAGGTGCTCACCGTGTTCGCCTTCTCGTCGGAGAACTGGAACCGTCCCGTCGACGAAGTCTCCGGACTCATGGACCTGATGGTCGGCGCCTTGGCGCGGGAGGTGCCCCGGCTGTCGGCCGATGGCGTGCAGTTGCATTTCATCGGCGAGAAGGGCGGCTTGTCGGAGAAGCTGACGGCCGGCCTCCGGCAGGCCGAGAACGCCACGGCGCACAATCAGCGGCTCGTGCTGAACGTGTGCTTCAACTATGGCGGACGCTGGGACATCGCGCGCGCGGCCGCGACGCTGGTCGAACGCGGCGAGCCGTTGACCGAACACAACCTCGATCGCGCCATGGCACTCGCTCACGTGAGCGATCCGGATCTCTTCATCCGCACCGGTGGAGAGCAACGCCTGTCGAACTTCCTGCTCTGGCAAAGCGCCTACGCCGAACTCTTCTTCAGTGACCGGTTGTGGCCGGAATTCGACGAAGCGGCGCTCGACGAGGCCATCGCCGCCTTTCAGCGCCGCGAGCGCCGGTTCGGCAAGATCCCCGCCCAGGCCAAGCCCTCGACGTCGCGCGACCGGCGCACCGCCTGA
- the frr gene encoding ribosome recycling factor, with the protein MTISDIKSATDAKMNQSLAAFQSNLTKIRTGRANSALLDSIHVDYYGSSVPLSQVANVSVLDSRTISVQPWEKGMGAKIEKAIRESDLGLNPASMGDLIRVPLPAMSEERRREMTKLVRNEGESAKIATRNLRRDANEAVKKLVKDKLASEDDQKRAEAEIQKVTDRHITEIDRLVTAKEAEIMAV; encoded by the coding sequence ATGACCATTTCAGACATCAAGAGCGCGACCGACGCCAAGATGAACCAGTCGCTCGCCGCCTTCCAGAGCAACCTGACCAAGATCCGCACCGGTCGCGCCAATTCGGCGCTGCTCGATTCGATCCATGTCGACTATTACGGATCGTCGGTGCCGCTCAGCCAAGTGGCGAACGTGTCGGTGCTCGATTCGCGCACCATCAGCGTCCAGCCCTGGGAAAAGGGAATGGGCGCCAAGATCGAGAAGGCCATTCGCGAGAGCGACCTGGGCCTCAATCCGGCATCGATGGGCGACCTGATCCGCGTGCCCCTCCCGGCCATGAGCGAGGAGCGCCGTCGCGAGATGACCAAGCTGGTCCGCAACGAAGGCGAGTCCGCGAAGATCGCCACGCGCAACCTGCGACGCGATGCCAACGAAGCGGTCAAGAAGCTGGTGAAGGACAAGCTGGCTTCCGAAGACGACCAGAAGCGCGCCGAGGCCGAGATCCAGAAGGTCACCGACCGCCACATCACCGAGATCGATCGCTTGGTGACGGCCAAGGAAGCCGAGATCATGGCGGTCTGA
- the pyrH gene encoding UMP kinase yields the protein MPEASPAHKRILLKLSGEALMGDDAFGINRATIVRMVGEVGEVVNMGVQVAVVIGGGNIFRGVAGGSVGMDRATADYMGMLATVMNALALADAMNKQGLIARVMSAIAIDQVVEPYVRPKALQYLEEGKVVIFAAGTGNPFFTTDTAAALRGAEIGAELVLKATKVDGVYTADPKKHPEATRYTSLTFDEAIARNLGIMDATAFALCRDQNLPIKVFSIFKNGALKRVVRGEDEGTLVHA from the coding sequence ATGCCCGAAGCCAGCCCTGCCCACAAGCGCATCCTGTTGAAGCTGTCGGGAGAGGCACTGATGGGCGACGATGCGTTCGGCATCAATCGCGCCACCATCGTGCGCATGGTCGGCGAGGTCGGCGAAGTGGTGAACATGGGCGTGCAGGTGGCCGTGGTGATCGGCGGCGGCAACATCTTCCGCGGCGTGGCGGGTGGATCGGTGGGCATGGACCGGGCGACGGCCGACTACATGGGCATGCTGGCCACGGTCATGAACGCGCTGGCGCTCGCCGACGCCATGAACAAGCAGGGTCTCATCGCGCGGGTGATGTCGGCCATCGCCATCGATCAGGTGGTCGAGCCCTATGTGCGTCCGAAGGCACTGCAGTACCTCGAGGAGGGCAAGGTGGTCATCTTCGCCGCGGGCACCGGCAATCCGTTCTTCACCACCGACACGGCCGCTGCGTTGCGCGGTGCCGAGATCGGTGCCGAACTGGTGCTCAAGGCCACCAAGGTCGACGGTGTCTATACCGCCGACCCGAAGAAGCATCCCGAGGCGACCCGCTACACGTCGTTGACGTTCGACGAGGCGATCGCCCGCAATCTCGGCATCATGGACGCCACGGCCTTCGCGCTGTGCCGCGACCAGAACCTGCCGATCAAGGTGTTCTCGATCTTCAAGAACGGCGCGCTCAAGCGGGTCGTCAGGGGCGAGGACGAAGGCACGCTGGTGCATGCCTGA
- the tsf gene encoding translation elongation factor Ts, which yields MAAITASMVGELRAKTDAPMMECKKALTEAEGNMEKAEELLRIKLGNKAGKASGRITAEGVVTAFVDGDAGAMVEINCETDFVTKNDSFLALANASAALVAKHDPADLAALGALPYEQDGFGPTLEDVRKGLIGKIGENMSFRRFKRFSGNGKIASYLHGTRIGVIVEFEGDDTAAKDVAMHIAAMKPVSISSADVPADLIEKERAVAAGKAEEDRKTAEAAGKPTQPAEIVAKRIEGGVQKYLKEVSLHNQPFVKNDKQTVEQMLKASNSSIKAFTLYVVGEGIEKKVDDFAAEVAAQVAAAKAAA from the coding sequence ATGGCTGCAATCACCGCAAGCATGGTGGGCGAACTGCGCGCGAAGACCGACGCACCCATGATGGAATGCAAGAAGGCCCTGACCGAGGCCGAAGGCAACATGGAGAAGGCCGAGGAACTGCTGCGCATCAAGCTCGGCAACAAGGCCGGCAAGGCATCGGGCCGCATCACCGCCGAAGGCGTGGTCACGGCGTTTGTCGACGGCGACGCCGGTGCCATGGTGGAGATCAACTGCGAGACCGATTTCGTCACCAAGAACGACAGCTTCCTGGCGTTGGCCAACGCGTCGGCCGCGCTGGTCGCCAAGCACGATCCCGCCGACCTGGCCGCGCTGGGCGCGCTGCCCTACGAGCAGGACGGCTTCGGCCCCACGCTCGAGGACGTGCGCAAGGGACTGATCGGCAAGATCGGCGAGAACATGAGCTTTCGTCGCTTCAAGCGCTTCTCGGGCAACGGCAAGATCGCGTCCTATCTGCACGGCACGCGCATCGGCGTGATCGTGGAGTTCGAAGGCGACGACACGGCGGCCAAGGACGTGGCGATGCACATCGCCGCGATGAAGCCGGTGTCGATCTCCAGCGCCGACGTGCCGGCCGACCTGATCGAGAAGGAACGCGCCGTGGCCGCGGGCAAGGCCGAGGAGGACCGCAAGACCGCCGAAGCCGCCGGCAAGCCGACCCAGCCGGCCGAGATCGTGGCCAAGCGCATCGAGGGCGGCGTGCAGAAATACCTCAAGGAAGTCTCGTTGCACAACCAGCCTTTCGTGAAGAACGACAAGCAGACGGTCGAGCAGATGCTCAAGGCGTCGAACTCGTCGATCAAGGCTTTCACCCTGTACGTCGTGGGCGAAGGCATCGAGAAGAAGGTCGACGATTTCGCGGCCGAGGTCGCCGCCCAGGTCGCCGCCGCCAAGGCCGCCGCCTGA
- the rpsB gene encoding 30S ribosomal protein S2 produces MSTTMREMLEAGVHFGHQTRFWNPKMSPFIFGHRNKIHIINLEKSLPLFQDAQKYAKQLTANRGTILMVGTKRQAREIVSAEARRAGVPFVDTRWLGGMLTNFKTVKTSIKRLKDMKAQQEAGLDSLSKKEQLTFTREIEKLERDIGGIQDMTALPDAIFVIDVGFHKIAVAEAKKLGIPLIGVVDTNHSPEGIDYVIPGNDDSSKAVVLYARGIADAIIEGRNSATNDVVKAIAESESDEFVEVEEGASA; encoded by the coding sequence ATGTCGACGACCATGCGCGAAATGCTGGAAGCCGGTGTCCACTTCGGTCACCAAACCCGCTTCTGGAACCCCAAGATGTCCCCGTTCATCTTCGGCCATCGCAACAAGATCCACATCATCAACCTGGAAAAGTCGCTGCCGCTGTTCCAGGACGCACAGAAGTACGCGAAGCAGCTCACGGCCAACCGCGGCACCATCCTGATGGTCGGCACCAAGCGCCAGGCCCGCGAGATCGTCTCGGCCGAAGCCCGCCGCGCCGGCGTGCCCTTCGTCGACACCCGCTGGCTCGGCGGCATGCTGACCAACTTCAAGACCGTCAAGACGTCGATCAAGCGTCTGAAGGACATGAAGGCCCAGCAGGAAGCCGGGCTCGACAGCCTGAGCAAGAAGGAGCAGCTCACCTTTACCCGCGAGATCGAGAAGCTCGAGCGCGACATCGGCGGCATCCAGGACATGACCGCGCTGCCCGATGCCATCTTCGTGATCGACGTGGGCTTCCACAAGATCGCCGTGGCGGAAGCCAAGAAGCTGGGCATCCCGCTGATCGGCGTGGTCGACACCAACCACTCGCCCGAAGGCATCGACTACGTGATCCCGGGCAACGACGACTCGTCGAAGGCCGTGGTGCTCTACGCACGCGGCATCGCCGACGCCATCATCGAAGGCCGCAACAGCGCCACGAACGATGTGGTGAAGGCCATCGCCGAGAGCGAGAGCGACGAATTCGTCGAAGTCGAAGAGGGCGCTTCGGCCTGA
- a CDS encoding D-amino acid dehydrogenase, with the protein MKIAIVGAGIIGVATAWELACDGHEVSVFERRGATAEEASFANAGVVAPGYVTPWAAPGMRTKVLRSLLSTHGAIKVRWPLSMRDVGWMRQWQRACRLETYLANRARMQRLAFYSRTRLHEISAARELAYERSDGYLVLLRSRREQKLVQAGLEVLRTAGTVFREVDADEARRIEPALNHDTRLAGAIHLPDDEVANCRQFALLLKREAEALGARFHFNCDIAPLARAAPRSLTLASGSEAVPFDAVVMCAGVASAALLRPLGLRLPLAPVYGHSITATLREPLNAPRSAVMDERYKVAISRLGQRVRVAGSAEIGGMPDTLHPAALQTLYKVLHDWFPGAIALDAGVQKWKGARPMLPDGPPVIGPSGVPGVWLNLGHGSSGWALSCGSARVLADLVGGHDAGIDLEGLGLDRLL; encoded by the coding sequence ATGAAAATCGCGATCGTGGGTGCCGGCATCATCGGCGTCGCCACTGCCTGGGAACTCGCCTGCGACGGCCACGAGGTCAGCGTCTTCGAGCGTCGCGGCGCCACCGCCGAGGAAGCCAGCTTCGCCAACGCCGGCGTCGTCGCGCCGGGCTATGTCACGCCCTGGGCCGCGCCGGGCATGCGCACCAAGGTCTTGCGTTCCCTGCTGTCGACGCACGGCGCCATCAAGGTGCGCTGGCCGTTGTCGATGCGCGACGTGGGCTGGATGCGGCAGTGGCAGCGCGCCTGCCGGCTGGAGACCTATTTGGCCAACCGCGCGCGCATGCAACGCCTGGCGTTCTACAGCCGCACGCGCCTGCACGAGATCAGCGCGGCGCGCGAACTCGCCTACGAGCGCAGCGACGGCTACCTCGTGCTGCTGCGATCGCGCCGTGAACAGAAACTCGTGCAGGCGGGCCTGGAAGTGCTGCGCACGGCCGGCACCGTCTTTCGCGAGGTCGACGCCGACGAAGCGCGGCGCATCGAGCCCGCGCTCAACCACGACACGCGCCTCGCAGGCGCCATCCATCTGCCCGACGACGAGGTGGCGAACTGCCGGCAGTTCGCGCTCCTGCTCAAACGCGAGGCCGAGGCCCTGGGCGCGCGCTTCCACTTCAATTGCGACATCGCGCCACTCGCGCGCGCGGCGCCACGCTCGCTGACGCTGGCGAGCGGCTCCGAGGCGGTGCCCTTCGATGCGGTCGTGATGTGCGCCGGCGTGGCCTCGGCCGCACTGCTGCGCCCGCTCGGGCTGCGCCTTCCGCTCGCGCCGGTGTACGGCCATTCGATCACCGCGACGCTGCGCGAGCCGCTCAACGCACCGCGCAGCGCCGTGATGGACGAGCGCTACAAGGTCGCCATCTCGCGCCTCGGCCAGCGCGTGCGCGTGGCGGGCAGCGCCGAGATCGGCGGCATGCCCGACACCCTCCATCCCGCGGCCCTGCAGACCCTCTACAAGGTGCTGCACGACTGGTTCCCCGGGGCGATCGCACTGGACGCAGGGGTACAGAAATGGAAGGGCGCGCGCCCGATGCTGCCCGACGGGCCGCCGGTCATCGGGCCGAGCGGCGTGCCGGGCGTTTGGCTCAACCTCGGCCACGGCTCCAGCGGCTGGGCGCTGTCGTGCGGGAGCGCGCGCGTGCTGGCGGACCTGGTGGGAGGCCACGACGCCGGCATCGACCTCGAAGGCCTGGGCCTCGACCGGCTGCTCTGA
- a CDS encoding NAD(P)H-hydrate dehydratase, which translates to MHRITTGLGADLFDVAATRRIEHRVAADLAPHVLMQRAGDAVARLALALVPHARRVWVACGPGNNGGDGLEAAARLRQRGLDVVVTWLGDEGRLPPDATASLRRAREQGVAFADVPPDTHDLAIDALLGIGASRPPDGTMARWLEAMARGPAPVLCVDVPSGLDADTGRLAAGMTPTSPEGAPSVATTTRRHCLSLLTLKPGLFTAHGRDAAGEVWFDDLGSDPGGEPPVARLPGRPVHRARAHATNKGSHGDVAVVGGAPGMAGAPLLAATAALHAGAGRVFVAPLDDAAQRFDLLRPELMFRHPSEIGLEIAAIVCGCGGGTVVRDVLPRLLDQAPTLVLDADALNAVALDGALRLATRRRAERGWRTVLTPHPLEAARLLGIETADVQADRLAAASMLAMEFGAVAVLKGSGTVIALAGEIMYINLTGNGLLATAGTGDVLAGMVGAALASGQPAFQAACEAVWRHGDLADRWPAHLPLTAGALATAA; encoded by the coding sequence ATGCACCGCATCACCACCGGCCTCGGGGCCGATCTCTTCGACGTGGCGGCCACGCGCCGCATCGAGCACCGCGTCGCCGCCGACCTGGCGCCCCACGTGCTGATGCAGCGCGCCGGGGACGCGGTGGCCCGGCTGGCACTGGCCCTCGTCCCGCACGCGCGCCGCGTCTGGGTCGCCTGCGGTCCCGGCAACAACGGCGGCGACGGGCTGGAGGCCGCAGCGCGACTGCGGCAGCGCGGCCTCGACGTGGTCGTCACCTGGCTGGGCGACGAAGGGCGACTGCCGCCCGACGCGACGGCCTCGCTGCGGCGCGCACGCGAGCAGGGCGTCGCCTTCGCGGACGTCCCACCCGATACTCATGACCTGGCCATCGATGCCCTGCTGGGCATCGGCGCCTCTCGCCCTCCTGACGGCACGATGGCCCGCTGGCTTGAGGCCATGGCCCGGGGTCCGGCGCCGGTCCTGTGCGTGGACGTGCCCTCGGGGCTGGACGCGGACACCGGGCGACTCGCCGCCGGCATGACGCCGACTTCCCCGGAAGGCGCTCCGTCGGTCGCTACGACGACACGGCGTCACTGCCTGTCGCTGCTCACGCTCAAGCCCGGTCTTTTCACCGCGCACGGGCGCGACGCCGCCGGCGAAGTCTGGTTCGACGACCTCGGCAGCGACCCGGGCGGCGAACCCCCGGTCGCCCGCCTCCCGGGTCGCCCAGTGCATCGGGCACGCGCCCACGCGACCAACAAGGGCAGCCATGGCGACGTCGCCGTCGTCGGCGGCGCCCCCGGCATGGCGGGTGCGCCGCTGCTGGCGGCCACGGCGGCCCTGCACGCGGGCGCCGGACGGGTCTTCGTGGCGCCGCTCGACGACGCCGCCCAGAGGTTCGACCTGCTGCGTCCGGAACTGATGTTCCGCCACCCGAGCGAGATCGGCCTGGAGATCGCCGCGATCGTCTGCGGCTGCGGTGGCGGCACGGTCGTACGCGACGTCCTGCCACGGCTCCTCGACCAAGCACCCACCCTGGTGCTGGATGCCGACGCACTCAACGCCGTGGCACTCGACGGCGCGCTGCGGCTCGCCACGCGCCGGCGTGCCGAACGCGGCTGGCGCACGGTGCTGACGCCTCATCCGCTGGAAGCGGCGCGTCTGCTCGGCATCGAGACCGCCGACGTCCAGGCCGACCGGCTCGCGGCCGCCTCGATGCTGGCGATGGAGTTCGGCGCGGTCGCGGTGCTCAAGGGATCGGGCACCGTGATCGCGCTGGCGGGCGAAATCATGTACATCAATCTCACCGGCAACGGCCTGCTGGCGACCGCCGGGACGGGTGACGTGCTCGCCGGCATGGTCGGTGCGGCGCTGGCATCCGGGCAGCCGGCGTTCCAGGCCGCCTGCGAAGCGGTCTGGCGCCACGGCGACCTCGCCGACCGCTGGCCAGCGCACCTGCCGCTCACGGCCGGTGCGCTGGCGACGGCGGCCTGA
- a CDS encoding SDR family oxidoreductase — MNDKDASSPQTRTAIVTGAGSGIGRAAALALLADGWNVTLAGRRPEPLQAVADASGAGTRAQAVSTDVSDPDSVRALFEATVGRFGRVDLLFNNAGVGNPPGPFEDWTAEQWRGVVDINLSGMFFCIQQAFRTMKSQSPRGGRIINNGSISATTPRPNSAAYTATKHGVEGLTKTASLDGRKYDIAVGQIDVGNAMTELASRMAKGVPQASGDIAVEPLIDVAIVGQSVLYMANLPLEANVLFHTVMATKMPFVGRG, encoded by the coding sequence ATGAACGACAAAGATGCATCCAGCCCCCAGACCCGCACCGCCATCGTGACTGGCGCGGGCAGCGGCATCGGCCGCGCCGCGGCGCTGGCGCTGCTGGCCGACGGCTGGAACGTGACCCTGGCCGGCCGCCGCCCGGAACCGCTTCAGGCGGTGGCCGACGCGTCGGGCGCCGGCACGCGCGCGCAGGCCGTGTCCACGGACGTGTCCGACCCGGACTCGGTGCGCGCGCTGTTCGAGGCGACCGTCGGGCGCTTCGGCCGCGTCGATCTGCTGTTCAACAACGCCGGCGTGGGCAACCCGCCCGGTCCGTTCGAGGACTGGACCGCCGAGCAATGGCGCGGTGTCGTCGACATCAACCTGAGCGGCATGTTCTTCTGCATCCAGCAGGCCTTCCGCACGATGAAGTCGCAGTCGCCGCGCGGTGGCCGCATCATCAACAACGGCTCGATCTCGGCGACCACGCCCCGCCCGAACTCGGCGGCCTACACCGCGACCAAGCACGGCGTCGAGGGCCTGACCAAGACCGCCTCGCTCGACGGGCGCAAGTACGACATCGCGGTCGGCCAGATCGACGTCGGCAACGCGATGACCGAACTGGCCTCGCGCATGGCCAAGGGCGTGCCGCAGGCCAGCGGCGACATCGCCGTGGAGCCGCTGATCGACGTCGCGATCGTCGGCCAGTCGGTGCTCTACATGGCCAACCTGCCGCTGGAGGCGAACGTGCTGTTCCACACGGTGATGGCCACCAAGATGCCTTTCGTCGGGCGCGGCTGA
- the rnr gene encoding ribonuclease R: protein MLEEFEGSVQGHRDGHGFVQRDDGEADVYLPPNEMRAVLHKDRVKVRIVRQDRRGRPEGRVVEIVERPEQPIIGRLLHEGGIWLVAPEDKRYGQDVLIPKGATGPAKAGQVVVVQLTEPPALFGQPVGRVKEVLGEIDDPGMEIEIAVRKYGVPHEFSEACLAEARALPEKVRPADKRGRIDLTDVPLVTIDGEDARDFDDAVYCEPAKVGRGKGWRLLVAIADVSAYVQTGAPIDIDAYDRATSVYFPRRVIPMLPEKLSNGLCSLNPEVERLCMVCDMLVAADGEIYAYQFYPAVMFSHARFTYTEVAAILSNTRGPEAAKRKDRVKDLLNLSDVYKALLKQRARRGAVDFETTETQIVCDDAGRIEKIVPRTRNEAHRLIEEAMLAANVCSADFIAEGKHPGLFRVHEGPTPEKKEILRGYLKAMGVGLSITDDPVPGEFQAIAEATKDRPDAQQIHTMLLRSMQQAIYTPMNSGHFGLAYEAYTHFTSPIRRYPDLLVHRVIKAILNKQKYTLPMLPTPGEAHAKLAKRLASRVKAPTQKPQKETVAPTKEVLAWQAAGLHCSANERRADEASRDVEAWLKCKYMREHLGEEYGGVVSSATTFGIFVTLDAMYVEGLVHITELGGEYFKFDEMRQELRGERTGIRYAIGSRVRVQVSRVDLDGRKIDFRLVREGEDLVSRAMKEKGVASGDAGGKSKRGGGGGGKNGARGAARARDGAARGTPERVERAVAERNDIAERGAEAPQSAMQAFKSAVKKAANKMKGRKPRR, encoded by the coding sequence TTGTTGGAAGAATTTGAAGGATCGGTCCAGGGACATCGCGACGGCCACGGTTTCGTGCAGCGCGACGACGGCGAAGCCGATGTGTACCTGCCTCCCAACGAGATGCGCGCGGTGCTGCACAAGGACCGCGTCAAGGTGCGCATCGTCCGCCAGGACCGGCGTGGTCGGCCCGAGGGTCGCGTCGTCGAGATCGTCGAGCGGCCCGAGCAGCCGATCATCGGCCGCCTGCTGCATGAAGGCGGCATCTGGCTCGTCGCCCCGGAGGACAAGCGCTACGGTCAGGACGTCCTGATTCCCAAGGGCGCGACCGGTCCGGCCAAGGCCGGGCAGGTCGTCGTCGTCCAGCTCACCGAGCCGCCCGCGCTGTTCGGCCAGCCGGTCGGACGGGTGAAGGAGGTGCTCGGCGAGATCGACGACCCGGGCATGGAGATCGAGATCGCGGTGCGCAAGTACGGCGTGCCGCACGAGTTCTCCGAAGCCTGCCTCGCCGAGGCGCGTGCGCTGCCCGAGAAAGTGCGTCCGGCCGACAAGCGCGGGCGCATCGACCTGACCGACGTGCCGCTGGTGACCATCGACGGCGAGGACGCCCGCGACTTCGACGATGCGGTCTACTGCGAGCCCGCGAAGGTGGGGCGCGGAAAGGGCTGGCGGCTGCTGGTCGCCATCGCCGACGTCAGCGCCTACGTGCAGACCGGCGCACCGATCGACATCGACGCCTACGACCGCGCCACCAGCGTCTACTTTCCCCGCCGCGTCATTCCGATGCTGCCGGAGAAGCTCAGCAACGGCCTGTGTTCGCTCAATCCCGAGGTCGAGCGCCTGTGCATGGTGTGCGACATGCTGGTGGCCGCCGACGGCGAGATCTACGCCTACCAGTTCTACCCGGCCGTGATGTTCAGCCACGCGCGCTTCACGTACACCGAAGTCGCCGCGATCCTGAGCAACACCCGCGGTCCCGAGGCCGCCAAGCGCAAGGACCGCGTCAAGGACCTGCTCAACCTCTCCGATGTCTACAAGGCGCTGCTCAAGCAGCGCGCGCGACGCGGCGCGGTCGACTTCGAGACCACCGAGACGCAGATCGTCTGCGACGACGCCGGGCGCATCGAGAAGATCGTGCCGCGCACCCGCAACGAGGCGCACCGGCTGATCGAGGAGGCGATGCTCGCGGCCAATGTCTGCAGCGCCGACTTCATCGCCGAGGGCAAGCATCCCGGCCTGTTCCGCGTGCACGAGGGCCCGACGCCGGAGAAGAAGGAGATCCTGCGCGGCTACCTGAAGGCCATGGGCGTGGGCCTGTCGATCACCGACGACCCGGTGCCTGGCGAGTTCCAGGCCATCGCCGAGGCGACCAAGGACCGCCCCGACGCCCAGCAGATCCACACCATGCTCCTGCGCTCGATGCAGCAGGCCATCTACACGCCCATGAACAGCGGCCACTTCGGCCTGGCGTACGAGGCCTACACGCACTTCACGAGTCCGATCCGACGTTATCCCGACCTGCTGGTGCATCGCGTCATCAAGGCGATCCTCAACAAGCAGAAGTACACGCTGCCGATGCTGCCGACGCCGGGCGAGGCGCATGCCAAGCTGGCCAAGCGCCTGGCCTCGCGCGTGAAGGCGCCGACCCAGAAGCCGCAGAAGGAGACCGTCGCCCCCACCAAGGAAGTGCTCGCTTGGCAGGCCGCGGGCCTGCACTGCAGCGCCAACGAGCGTCGTGCCGACGAGGCCAGCCGTGACGTCGAGGCCTGGCTCAAGTGCAAGTACATGCGTGAGCACCTCGGCGAGGAGTACGGCGGCGTGGTGTCCTCAGCCACCACCTTCGGCATCTTCGTCACGCTCGACGCGATGTACGTCGAGGGGCTGGTGCACATCACCGAACTGGGTGGCGAGTACTTCAAGTTCGACGAGATGCGCCAGGAACTGCGCGGCGAGCGCACCGGCATCCGCTACGCCATCGGCAGCCGTGTCCGGGTGCAGGTCAGCCGCGTCGATCTGGACGGCCGCAAGATCGACTTCCGCCTCGTGCGCGAAGGCGAGGACCTGGTGTCGCGCGCGATGAAGGAGAAGGGCGTGGCGTCGGGCGATGCAGGGGGCAAGTCCAAGCGCGGTGGCGGTGGTGGTGGAAAGAACGGCGCACGGGGCGCGGCGCGCGCCAGGGACGGCGCCGCCCGGGGGACACCGGAACGCGTCGAGCGTGCCGTGGCCGAGCGCAACGACATCGCCGAACGCGGGGCCGAGGCACCACAGTCGGCGATGCAGGCCTTCAAGTCCGCCGTCAAGAAAGCCGCCAACAAGATGAAGGGGCGCAAGCCGCGCCGCTGA
- a CDS encoding DNA/RNA non-specific endonuclease, translated as MGVSVVLAVAAAVQAPGCSLQPYQAPATRPGTATTTRTPAPSQTTPATASQSPATSAVAGDFARCAQHFPGHAPAVAWPGRQRALCFDSFAVLHSGESKTPVYTVERLTRAGVEAAKAIKRTDRFYPEARLPSADRAQLADYAGSGYDRGHMAPAGDMPTDAAKAQSFSLANMVPQAPELNQRAWSQIEQATRKYAARAPGDVFVFTGPAFDQRPRTIGAGQVWVPSHTWKVVHSRADGRTWAYWATNDAGRHDLRPISYQAFRQRSGLDLLAQAAP; from the coding sequence ATGGGCGTCAGCGTGGTGCTGGCGGTGGCCGCCGCGGTGCAGGCGCCGGGGTGCAGCCTCCAGCCGTACCAGGCCCCCGCCACCCGTCCGGGCACCGCGACGACGACCCGGACACCGGCGCCCTCGCAGACCACGCCCGCGACGGCCTCGCAGTCGCCGGCCACCTCGGCGGTCGCGGGCGACTTCGCCCGCTGCGCCCAGCACTTCCCCGGCCACGCGCCGGCGGTGGCCTGGCCGGGCCGCCAGCGCGCGCTGTGCTTCGACAGCTTCGCGGTGCTGCATTCGGGCGAGAGCAAGACGCCGGTCTACACGGTCGAGCGCCTGACGCGCGCCGGCGTCGAGGCCGCCAAGGCGATCAAGCGGACCGACCGCTTCTACCCCGAGGCGCGCCTGCCCTCGGCCGACCGCGCGCAGCTCGCCGACTACGCGGGCAGCGGCTACGACCGGGGCCACATGGCCCCCGCCGGCGACATGCCCACCGACGCCGCCAAGGCGCAGTCGTTCTCGCTGGCCAACATGGTCCCCCAGGCCCCGGAGCTGAACCAGCGCGCCTGGAGCCAGATCGAGCAGGCCACGCGCAAGTACGCCGCCCGCGCGCCGGGCGACGTGTTCGTCTTCACCGGCCCGGCGTTCGACCAGCGGCCCCGCACCATCGGAGCCGGCCAGGTCTGGGTGCCCAGCCACACCTGGAAGGTGGTCCACAGCCGCGCCGACGGCCGCACCTGGGCCTACTGGGCGACCAACGACGCCGGCCGCCACGACCTCCGCCCCATCAGCTACCAGGCGTTCCGGCAGCGCTCGGGCCTCGATCTGCTGGCGCAGGCGGCGCCGTAG